The Zetaproteobacteria bacterium genome contains a region encoding:
- a CDS encoding thiolase family protein has protein sequence MQQRSIAIVAGIRTPIGKADGALAELDAPTLGTLALRELLARSPAAPEAVIIGNVIQPSNAANIARVIALRAGVDRAVPAHTVQRNCASGMQAVTDAAMLIASGRAEVVAAGGVESMTHAPLLFHDEVRRALARRRRSRGSPPLSSIPRELARILPRLKPRAALIEGLTDPVARMNMGQTAELLADEFAISREMQDAFALESHQRAVRAREEGWLDAEQMTLFPPPDYTPFRRDEGIRPQQNMEELARLKPVFSRPLGTVTAGNSSQISDGAAMLMLADPRRAKAEGWPVLGYIHDWHYAGCDPERMGLGPLFACHRLLGRHGLTMAEMSRVEINEAFAAQILALLAAMESKTFHQRHGLGAPLGAPERDRLNIWGGAIAIGHPVGMTGARLILSLCHQLRAAPGLALATLCIGGGQGGAVLLGSEP, from the coding sequence ATGCAGCAGCGGAGCATCGCCATCGTCGCCGGCATCCGCACCCCCATCGGCAAGGCCGACGGCGCGCTGGCGGAGCTCGACGCCCCCACCCTCGGCACGCTGGCGTTGCGTGAACTGCTCGCCCGCAGCCCGGCGGCACCCGAGGCGGTGATCATCGGCAACGTGATCCAGCCGAGCAACGCCGCCAACATCGCCCGTGTGATCGCGCTGCGCGCCGGAGTCGACCGCGCGGTGCCGGCGCATACCGTGCAGCGCAACTGCGCCTCCGGCATGCAGGCGGTGACCGACGCGGCGATGCTCATCGCCTCCGGTCGCGCCGAGGTGGTGGCCGCCGGCGGCGTGGAGTCGATGACCCACGCGCCGCTGCTGTTCCACGACGAAGTTCGGCGCGCTCTTGCGCGCCGGCGCCGCTCGCGGGGAAGCCCCCCCCTTTCCTCCATTCCCCGCGAGCTGGCGCGCATCTTGCCCCGGCTCAAGCCGCGGGCGGCACTGATCGAGGGGCTGACCGATCCGGTCGCGCGGATGAACATGGGTCAAACCGCCGAGCTGCTGGCCGACGAGTTCGCCATCAGCCGCGAGATGCAGGACGCCTTCGCTCTGGAGAGCCACCAGCGGGCTGTACGCGCACGCGAGGAGGGGTGGCTCGACGCCGAGCAGATGACCCTCTTCCCCCCGCCCGACTACACCCCCTTCCGCCGCGACGAGGGGATCCGACCCCAACAGAACATGGAGGAGCTCGCCCGACTCAAGCCGGTCTTCTCCCGGCCGCTCGGCACGGTCACCGCCGGCAACAGCTCGCAGATCAGCGACGGCGCGGCCATGCTCATGCTGGCCGACCCGAGGCGGGCCAAGGCCGAGGGATGGCCGGTGCTCGGCTACATCCACGACTGGCACTACGCCGGCTGCGATCCGGAGCGCATGGGGCTGGGGCCGCTCTTCGCCTGCCACCGGCTGCTCGGCCGCCACGGCCTGACCATGGCGGAGATGAGCCGGGTGGAGATCAACGAGGCCTTCGCCGCGCAGATCCTGGCGCTACTGGCGGCGATGGAGAGCAAGACGTTCCACCAGCGCCACGGGCTGGGGGCGCCGCTGGGGGCGCCGGAGCGCGACCGCCTCAACATCTGGGGCGGGGCGATCGCCATCGGCCATCCGGTGGGGATGACCGGCGCGCGGCTGATTCTCTCGCTCTGCCACCAGCTGCGCGCAGCCCCCGGGCTGGCCCTGGCCACGCTCTGCATCGGCGGCGGTCAGGGCGGCGCGGTGCTGCTCGGGAGCGAGCCATGA
- a CDS encoding fatty oxidation complex subunit alpha codes for MTVALIDGDPPRLRFSSTDGPNLLDGATMEALEGLLDRLEADPPELLCIDSADPRCFLAGADIHEIEAVGSADQAEALAQRGQAICQRLHALPSTTIAIVSGSCLGGGLELALACDYIVALEHPATRLGLPEVKIGIHPGFGGCLRLPQRVGWPQAVAMISSGRTLDPRQARRIGLADCTCRAGAVERAIAQLAARGKRRQQPPAPWWFRLWPARRLFFLIAERRLAARFPHLDLEQSYPALPALLSLMGEIYGMSDGLALAREAESLGRLACKSPCKHLVRAFFLGNRLKKLEGPRPEPPAQVAVYGAGVMGHGIAWVASKAGRVDLHDLTPPALGRALKQLARLDRTGGRRLERIRPACDDSGLAACSVVIEAVVEDLEAKQALWRRIEPLVAEDALLLSNTSSLPISDQQQALAHPERMAGLHFFNPAPKMPLVEVIAGAATAPETIERVRRLAVAWGKYPVVVADRPGFLVNRCLLPMIGAAFALIEAGEQPQHIDGALKRYGMPMGALELADRVGLDICLHVGDELGAAWGARMAPPDWLRAMVEGGLLGKKQGGGFYRFPAGRPPQPNPAAAGYYGGRASIEREFDANMAARRPPMAGEEIVARCLLPLVIEALRCLDEGIVADRDTLDGAMLYGIGYPPFRGGPLHDFANHHDRARLQQQAEAWGLDGAPLLERL; via the coding sequence ATGACCGTAGCGCTGATCGACGGCGACCCGCCCCGGCTGCGCTTCTCCAGCACCGACGGTCCCAACCTGCTCGATGGCGCCACCATGGAGGCGCTGGAGGGGCTGCTCGACCGGCTGGAGGCCGACCCGCCCGAGCTGCTCTGCATCGACAGCGCCGACCCGCGCTGCTTCCTCGCCGGCGCCGACATCCACGAGATCGAGGCGGTCGGGAGCGCCGACCAGGCCGAGGCGCTGGCCCAGCGCGGTCAGGCGATCTGCCAGCGGCTGCACGCGCTTCCCTCGACCACCATCGCCATCGTCTCCGGCTCCTGCCTCGGCGGCGGGCTGGAGCTGGCCCTGGCCTGCGACTACATCGTCGCGCTGGAGCACCCGGCGACCAGACTGGGCCTGCCGGAGGTGAAGATCGGCATCCACCCCGGCTTCGGCGGCTGCCTGCGGCTGCCACAGCGCGTCGGCTGGCCGCAGGCGGTGGCCATGATCAGCAGCGGGCGAACGCTCGACCCCCGGCAGGCGCGCCGCATCGGGCTGGCCGACTGCACCTGCCGCGCCGGCGCGGTGGAGCGGGCGATCGCGCAGCTCGCCGCCCGGGGCAAACGGAGGCAGCAACCGCCCGCCCCGTGGTGGTTCCGCCTCTGGCCGGCGCGGCGGCTCTTCTTCCTCATCGCCGAACGCAGGCTCGCCGCCCGCTTCCCCCACCTCGACCTGGAGCAGAGCTACCCGGCGCTGCCCGCACTCCTCTCCCTGATGGGCGAGATCTACGGCATGAGCGACGGGCTGGCGCTGGCCCGCGAGGCGGAGTCGCTCGGCCGGCTGGCCTGCAAGAGCCCGTGCAAGCATCTGGTGCGCGCCTTCTTCCTCGGCAACCGGCTGAAGAAGCTGGAGGGCCCCCGCCCCGAGCCGCCGGCGCAGGTCGCCGTCTACGGCGCCGGAGTGATGGGGCACGGCATCGCCTGGGTGGCATCGAAGGCAGGGCGGGTCGATCTGCACGACCTCACCCCCCCGGCGCTGGGGCGCGCCCTCAAGCAACTCGCCCGGCTCGACCGCACCGGCGGCCGCCGGCTGGAGCGGATCCGCCCCGCCTGCGACGACAGCGGGCTGGCCGCCTGCAGCGTGGTGATCGAGGCGGTGGTGGAGGATCTCGAGGCCAAGCAGGCGCTGTGGCGGCGCATCGAGCCGCTGGTCGCCGAGGATGCGCTGCTGCTCTCCAACACCTCCTCGCTGCCGATCAGCGACCAGCAGCAGGCGCTGGCCCACCCCGAGCGGATGGCCGGGCTCCACTTCTTCAACCCGGCGCCGAAGATGCCGCTGGTCGAGGTGATCGCGGGTGCGGCCACCGCGCCGGAGACGATCGAACGGGTGCGGCGGCTGGCCGTCGCCTGGGGCAAATACCCGGTGGTGGTGGCCGACCGCCCCGGCTTCCTGGTCAACCGCTGCCTGCTGCCGATGATCGGCGCCGCCTTCGCCCTGATCGAGGCGGGCGAACAGCCGCAGCACATCGACGGCGCGCTCAAGCGCTACGGCATGCCGATGGGGGCGCTGGAGCTGGCCGACCGCGTCGGGCTGGACATCTGCCTCCATGTCGGCGACGAGCTCGGCGCCGCCTGGGGGGCGCGCATGGCCCCGCCCGACTGGCTGCGCGCCATGGTCGAGGGCGGGCTGCTGGGCAAAAAGCAGGGCGGCGGCTTCTACCGCTTCCCCGCCGGCAGGCCGCCGCAGCCCAACCCGGCGGCGGCCGGCTACTACGGCGGCCGCGCCTCGATCGAACGGGAGTTCGACGCCAACATGGCAGCAAGGCGACCGCCGATGGCCGGCGAGGAGATCGTCGCGCGCTGCCTGCTGCCGCTGGTCATCGAGGCGTTGCGCTGCCTCGATGAGGGGATCGTCGCCGACCGCGACACGCTGGACGGCGCAATGCTCTACGGCATCGGCTATCCCCCCTTCCGCGGCGGGCCGCTGCACGACTTCGCCAACCACCACGACCGCGCCCGCCTGCAGCAGCAGGCCGAGGCGTGGGGGCTCGACGGCGCACCGCTGCTCGAGAGGCTCTGA
- a CDS encoding acetyl-CoA carboxylase carboxyltransferase subunit alpha, with product MLATYLEFERPIAELSMRIEELSRAAEQGDVDLHEEIARLQEKLDALVEKTYAGASRAEICQLARHPDRPGFLDYLPLIFEDFQELKGDRAFADDGAIVGGPARIDGISVMLVGQCKGRTTREKLKRNFGMARPEGYRKALRLFHMAERFAMPVLTFIDTPGAWPGIDAEEHGQSEAIARNLMELAALRTPVVCTVIGEGGSGGALAVGVGDRLLMQRFSTYSVISPEGCAAILWHDRSYSAQAAEALRPTAADLRELGLNDAVVPEPPCGAHRAPKQAAALLRKALLDHLRPLLEMPLEQLLAQRARRLRQVGVFEGGG from the coding sequence ATCTTGGCTACCTACCTTGAGTTCGAGCGCCCCATCGCCGAGTTGTCGATGCGCATCGAGGAGCTCTCCCGCGCCGCCGAACAGGGCGATGTCGATCTGCACGAGGAGATCGCCCGGCTGCAGGAGAAGCTCGACGCCCTGGTCGAGAAGACCTATGCCGGCGCCTCACGCGCCGAGATCTGTCAGCTGGCCCGCCATCCCGACCGCCCCGGATTTCTCGACTACCTGCCGCTGATCTTCGAGGATTTCCAGGAGCTCAAGGGGGATCGCGCCTTTGCCGACGACGGCGCCATCGTCGGTGGTCCGGCCAGGATCGACGGCATCAGCGTGATGCTGGTCGGCCAGTGCAAGGGACGCACCACCCGGGAGAAGCTGAAGCGCAACTTCGGCATGGCGCGGCCGGAGGGATACCGCAAGGCCCTGCGCCTGTTCCACATGGCCGAGCGCTTCGCCATGCCGGTGCTCACCTTCATCGACACCCCCGGCGCCTGGCCGGGGATCGACGCCGAGGAGCACGGCCAGAGCGAGGCGATCGCCCGCAACCTGATGGAGCTGGCCGCGCTGCGCACGCCGGTGGTCTGTACGGTGATCGGTGAGGGGGGCTCCGGCGGGGCGTTGGCCGTCGGCGTCGGCGACCGGCTGCTGATGCAGCGCTTCTCCACCTACTCGGTCATCTCGCCTGAGGGGTGCGCGGCGATTCTGTGGCACGACCGCTCCTACAGCGCGCAGGCGGCGGAGGCGCTCAGGCCGACCGCCGCCGATCTGCGCGAGCTGGGGCTCAACGACGCGGTGGTGCCGGAGCCCCCCTGCGGTGCCCATCGCGCGCCGAAACAGGCGGCGGCGCTGCTCCGGAAGGCGCTGCTCGACCATCTGCGTCCGCTGCTTGAGATGCCGCTGGAGCAGCTGCTTGCGCAGCGTGCCCGTCGGCTGCGGCAGGTGGGGGTGTTCGAAGGGGGCGGGTGA